In Quercus lobata isolate SW786 chromosome 12, ValleyOak3.0 Primary Assembly, whole genome shotgun sequence, a genomic segment contains:
- the LOC115970448 gene encoding uncharacterized protein LOC115970448 — MESSGCGDDMDVIDYDHDMDVSDCDDDMDTGADTDSDYNSDEDEFWIVFPLIGEMVAYFQRHYDNCPMRTSILSGKDYMAEVRDDNPTNCHDMFRMTLDLFYHLVDELKQHGYLKEGKRFQHSTETVSCKFRRVLRHVHTYGQHLIKPDSNVKIIGAIDGMHISARPPSEKTQPHRSRKSLITTNVMCACDHDMKFTYVHFGWEGSAHDSKVFEEAIKDPKHGFLWPPEGSYYLVDSGYPIGASFLPSHKATRYHAQEFRRSNRQPALGKELFNYRHFSLRMVIERSFEVLKARFPILSCMANYKESWQRLVVSACCALHNFRHINNHRDEMFNSWENLDVNRDDVQAGNNENSPESSASVERRHVREMSDVAKRAMGEFRDDVTACMWEEYMR, encoded by the exons ATGGAGAGTTCTGGATGCGGTGATGATATGGATGTCATTGACTATGATCATGACATGGATGTCAGTGACTGTGATGATGACATGGACACTGGTGCAGACACAGATTCAGACTATAACAGTGATGAGGATGAGTTTTGGATTGTATTTCCACTTATTGGCGAGATGGTTGCTTATTTCCAGCGGCATTACGACAATTGCCCAATGCGTACTAGCATTTTGAGTGGGAAAGACTACATGGCTGAAGTGAGGGATGACAATCCTACCAATTGTCATGACATGTTTCGCATGacattggacttgttctatcaTTTGGTGGATGAGCTGAAACAACATGGGTACTTGAAGGAAGGGAAGAG ATTCCAACATTCCACTGAAACTGTCAGCTGCAAGTTTCGTAGGGTGTTGCGGCATGTCCACACCTATGGCCAACATTTAATCAAGCCCGATTCGAATGTG AAAATCATAGGAGCTATTGATGGAATGCATATTAGTGCTCGGCCTCCAAGTGAGAAAACCCAGCCTCACAGGAGTCGCAAGAGCTTGATTACAACCAACGTTATGTGCGCATGCGACCATGATATGAAGTTTACATATGTCCACTTTGGTTGGGAGGGAAGTGCCCACGACTCAAAGGTCTTCGAAGAAGCTATTAAAGACCCGAAGCATGGATTCCTATGGCCACCGGAAG GGTCCTATTACTTGGTTGATTCGGGATACCCCATTGGTGCATCGTTTCTTCCATCACACAAGGCCACCCGATATCATGCTCAAGAATTTAGGCGGAGCAATAGGCAACCAGCATTGGGGAAAGAGTTGTTTAACTATAGACACTTTTCATTGCGCATGGTAATTGAGAGGAGCTTTGAAGTCCTTAAGGCTCGCTTTCCCATCTTGAGTTGCATGGCGAACTATAAGGAATCTTGGCAACGTTTGGTTGTTTCTGCGTGTTGTGCGTTACACAATTTTAGACACATCAATAATCATAGAGATGAAATGTTTAACTCATGGGAGAATCTTGATGTTAATAGAGATGATGTACAAGCTGGGAACAATGAGAATTCTCCTGAGTCGAGTGCAAGTGTTGAAAGGAGGCACGTGAGGGAGATGTCCGATGTAGCGAAGAGGGCAATGGGTGAGTTTAGGGATGATGTGACTGCCTGCATGTGGGAGGAGTACATGCGATGA
- the LOC115970449 gene encoding L10-interacting MYB domain-containing protein-like: MAQESQNVEDKLWPPHIGKIFIDIMVDEQQKGNMEHGIFKAPAWLSITNALNEQTGKSFRPKQLQQKHNRLKGKQRKWSQLLSHTGLGWDETTQTVTASEEVWVNVTAANPKANALRKSGCPSYDKLRQLFAANATTGAFQISSNTLAPDSNEERALEEEIANEARHTQLGVDDCYNPDMEGKTQDDPLATEQTQRANKRPIEEPTGKGKKVAKKVDRGSDMTIALQEYTALAREQFNKKKGKSIGSSDHVAQSATGGDPCSLGRALEVLN, translated from the exons ATGGCACAAGAATCTCAAAATGTTGAGGACAAATTGTGGCCTCCCCACATTGGAAAAATCTTCATTGATATTATGGTGGATGAACAACAAAAGGGGAATATGGAACATGGTATTTTTAAGGCTCCAGCTTGGCTATCAATTACGAATGCCCTAAATGAGCAAACGGGGAAGAGTTTTCGCCCTAAGCAACTACAACAGAAGCATAATAGGCTTAAAGGTAAGCAGAGAAAGTGGAGCCAACTTTTAAGCCATACCGGGTTGGGGTGGGATGAGACAACCCAAACGGTTACTGCTTCTGAGGAGGTGTGGGTGAATGTGACTGCG GCTAATCCTAAAGCAAATGCATTGCGGAAGAGTGGATGTCCTAGTTATGACAAACTACGGCAGTTGTTTGCTGCTAATGCTACAACCGGTGCCTTtcaaatttcatcaaacacattAGCCCCAGATAGTAATGAAGAGCGTGCCTTAGAGGAGGAAATTGCCAATGAGGCTCGTCATACCCAGTTGGGTGTTGATGATTGCTACAATCCTGACATGGAGGGCAAAACCCAAGATGATCCCCTTGCTACGGAGCAAACCCAACGTGCGAACAAACGTCCCATTGAAGAGCCTACTGGCAAGGGGAAGAAGGTTGCCAAGAAAGTGGATAGGGGTAGTGACATGACCATTGCTCTTCAAGAGTATACTGCGTTGGCAAGGGAACAATTTAACAAGAAAAAGGGCAAGTCTATAGGTAGCTCTGACCATGTTGCACAATCTGCTACTGGTGGCGATCCTTGCTCCCTTGGAAGGGCATTAGAGGTGCTGAACTAG
- the LOC115970020 gene encoding two-on-two hemoglobin-3 has product MQSLQAKASEWSGVKQDDAFAIDDTNLFQKLGLQTFINLSTNFYTRVYDDEEEWFRSIFANSKKEDAIQNQYEFFVQRMGGPPLYSQRRGHPALIARHRPFPVTHRAAERWLHHMQQALDGTTDIDADSKVRMMNFFRHTAFFLVAGDELKSQNQQPQCKHGTSSQTSV; this is encoded by the exons ATGCAGTCTTTGCAAGCCAAGGCATCGGAGTGGAGCGGAGTGAAGCAAGACGATGCGTTTGCTATAGATGACACCAATCTGTTCCAAAAACTAGGACTCCAAACCTTCATTAACCTCTCCACCAATTTCTACACCag GGTATATGATGATGAGGAAGAATGGTTCCGGTCAATCTTTGCGAATTCAAAGAAAGAGGATGCGATTCAAAATCAATATGAGTTTTTTGTGCAGAGAATGGGAGGACCTCCTCTCTACTCTCAGAGAAGAG GTCATCCGGCTCTGATTGCACGCCACCGACCATTCCCTGTCACGCATCGAGCTGCAGAGAGGTGGTTACATCACATGCAACAAGCATTGGATGGCACCACGGATATTGATGCTGACTCAAAAGTCAGAATGATGAACTTTTTCAG GCACACAGCATTCTTTCTTGTTGCTGGAGATGAGTTGAAGAGTCAAAACCAACAACCTCAATGTAAGCATGGGACCAGCAGCCAGACTTCcgtgtaa